One window of the Zea mays cultivar B73 chromosome 3, Zm-B73-REFERENCE-NAM-5.0, whole genome shotgun sequence genome contains the following:
- the LOC100192718 gene encoding uncharacterized protein isoform X1 has product MVKKKLKKLYGRDAREFFNQVMVEQPLLPFLIPLGLFAWFIERWVVPFSNWVPLAAAVWATIQYGRIKRRTTVEDLNKRWKHLILNTTPTTPIEPCEWLNKLLLEVWPNYMEPKLSKRFQSTVERRLKNRKPKLIDKIELQEFSLGSCPPTLGDQGMRWITSGDQQVMCLGFDWNSHEMSVMFLAKLAKPLIGTCRIVINSIHIKGDLLLSPILDGEAILYSFESTPEVRIGVAFGSGGSQAIPGMELPGVSTWLVKLLTETLGKTMVEPRRLCFSLPSVDLRKRAVGGVLSVTVVSASNLCKSTANDIGNCQSSNGGATYGIADNKVSQTFVEVEVGNLMRKTSTSKGLNPTWNSTFNMVLHGETGIVKFLLYELDSGGVKFNYLTSCEIKVKYVHDGSTIFWAIGHNSGVVAKHTEHCGQEVGMVVPFEDINGELTVSLVLKEWQFSDGSVTLSNSLGNGLQSSFDGSTKLQSTTGRKVRVRVVEGRALTANSKSGKCDPYVKLQYGKALYRTKTLTHTVRPVWNHKFEFDEISGGEYLKIKCYNADMFGDESIGSARVNLEGLLEGATRDVWVPLEKVDSGEIRLEIEAIKNDHNNSLQSSSSKAGSGWIELVIIEARDLVAADLRGTSDPYVRVHYGSKKKRTKVIYKTLSPQWNQTFEFLETGEPLILHVKDHNAVLPTASIGHCTVEYSMLSPNQSAEKWIPLQGVKSGEIHVRVALKVSVPGSEKKNMLGAGPFGKGHKMSTQMRDSLKRFTGLIDDGGDPEALALAVAEMEGIQGEQEEYVETLEREKAMLLHKINELGSEIIRTASGPPRTPY; this is encoded by the exons ATGGTGAAGAAGAAGCTGAAGAAACTGTATGGCCGGGATGCTCGGGAGTTCTTTAACCAGGTCATGGTGGAGCAACCTTTGCTGCCCTTCCTGATCCCGCTTGGCCTCTTTGCGTGGTTCATCGAACGGTGGGTTGTGCCATTCTCGAACTGGGTTCCCCTCGCTGCTGCCGTTTGGGCAACCATTCAG TATGGGAGGATTAAGAGGAGGACAACTGTAGAAGATTTGAACAAAAGATGGAAGCATCTTATACTGAATACAACA CCCACCACACCAATCGAGCCTTGCGAATGGTTGAACAAACTTTTGTTAGAAGTTTGGCCTAATTACATGGAGCCAAAACTATCGAAGAGGTTTCAGTCTACCGTCGAG AGACGTTTAAAGAATCGAAAACCAAAATTAATA GATAAAATAGAATTACAGGAATTCTCACTTGGTTCTTGTCCACCTACCTTGGGAGATCAGGGCATGCGTTGGATTACTTCTGGTGACCAG CAAGTCATGTGCTTGGGATTTGATTGGAATAGCCACGAGATGAGTGTAATGTTTTTGGCGAAATTAGCGAAGCCACTGATTGGGACTTGTCGAATTGTTATAAACAGCATTCACATCAAGGGAGAT CTTCTACTATCACCCATACTTGATGGGGAAGCTATACTCTATTCTTTTGAATCAACCCCAGAAGTCAGGATTGGGGTAGCATTTGGAAGTGGTGGAAGTCAAGCAATTCCTGGTATGGAGTTACCAGGTGTCTCGACATGGCTG GTGAAGCTTTTGACTGAAACCTTAGGGAAAACAATGGTTGAACCTCGCCGGCTATGTTTTTCTTTGCCATCAGTAGATCTAAGGAAACGAGCAGTTGGAGGTGTTCTCTCAGTTACTGTTGTATCAGCTAGTAACCTCTGTAAGAGCACAGCTAATGATATAGGGAACTGCCAAAGCTCAAATGGAGGGGCCACGTATGGAATTGCTGATAACAAGGTATCACAGACATTTGTTGAGGTAGAAGTTGGCAATTTGATGAGAAAAACAAGTACCAGTAAGGGTCTAAATCCTACATGGAACAGTACATTTAACATGGTACTTCATGGAGAGACAGGCATTGTCAAGTTTCTTCTGTATGAATTGGATTCTGGCGGTGTCAAATTCAATTACTTGACAAGCTGTGAGATAAAG GTAAAGTATGTTCATGATGGTTCAACAATATTTTGGGCTATAGGACATAACTCTGGTGTTGTTGCAAAGCATACTGAGCATTGTGGACAAGAAGTTGGAATGGTTGTTCCATTTGAGGATATAAATGGCGAG TTAACTGTAAGCCTTGTGCTAAAAGAATGGCAGTTCTCTGATGGATCGGTTACATTGAGTAATTCTCTGGGCAATGGACTTCAAAGCTCATTTGATGGATCGACAAAGCTTcagtccacaacaggaaggaaagTTAGGGTCAGAGTTGTTGAGGGCAGGGCACTTACAGCTAATAGTAAATCTGGAAAATGTGACCCTTATGTGAAACTCCAGTATGGAAAG GCTCTATACCGAACAAAAACACTGACACATACGGTCCGACCAGTTTGGAATCACAAGTTTGAGTTTGATGAGATCTCTGGTGGTGAATATCTGAAGATCAAATGCTATAATGCAGATATGTTTGGTGATGAAAGCATTGGTAGTGCGAGAGTTAATTTGGAGGGACTTTTAGAGGGTGCTACCCGTGATGTTTGGGTCCCACTTGAAAAAGTAGATTCAGGAGAGATAAGGCTTGAAATAGAGGCAATAAAGAATGATCACAACAATAGCTTGCAG AGCTCAAGCAGTAAAGCTGGATCTGGTTGGATTGAGCTAGTCATAATCGAAGCCAGAGATCTTGTTGCTGCGGATCTGAGAGGCACTAGTGATCCTTATGTCAGGGTGCACTATGGGAGCAAGAAGAAACGAACCAAG GTCATTTACAAAACACTGTCTCCACAGTGGAACCAGACATTCGAGTTCCTGGAAACCGGAGAACCCCTGATTTTGCATGTGAAGGACCACAACGCCGTCCTTCCAACCGCCAGTATCGGCCATTGCACCGTCGAGTACAGCATGCTGTCTCCAAACCAATCCGCTGAGAAATGGATACCGCTCCAAGGCGTAAAAAGCGGAGAGATCCATGTAAGGGTGGCACTGAAGGTATCAGTACCAGGTTCGGAGAAGAAGAACATGCTCGGGGCAGGTCCGTTCGGCAAGGGGCACAAGATGTCGACACAG ATGAGAGACAGCCTGAAGAGATTCACGGGCTTGATCGACGACGGCGGTGACCCGGAGGCACTGGCACTAGCCGTGGCGGAGATGGAAGGCATCCAGGGCGAGCAGGAAGAGTACGTCGAAACCCTGGAGCGGGAGAAGGCGATGCTGTTGCACAAGATAAATGAGCTTGGTTCCGAAATCATTAGGACAGCATCTGGTCCTCCAAGGACGCCGTACTAG